The proteins below come from a single Caulobacter flavus genomic window:
- a CDS encoding GNAT family N-acetyltransferase, with amino-acid sequence MTDLSLRLARPEDIPALTALMNAAIAELLTPFLPPEGVKASFEVMGLDSQLIADGTYFVVEDGGQIAGCGGWSRRATLFGGDHSAGRDAAMLDPARDAARVRAMYTHPDHVRKGVGRTILAACEQAAAGEGFTRVEMAATMGGVPLYEACGYVLIEPFTAPTSKGYDVPLARMGKTLGGGPGALGPLASHGSMRG; translated from the coding sequence ATGACCGATCTCTCCCTGCGCCTGGCCCGTCCGGAGGACATTCCCGCCCTGACCGCGCTGATGAACGCGGCGATCGCCGAGCTGCTGACGCCGTTCCTGCCGCCCGAGGGCGTGAAGGCCTCGTTCGAGGTGATGGGGCTGGACAGCCAGCTGATCGCCGACGGCACCTATTTCGTCGTCGAGGATGGGGGGCAGATCGCCGGTTGCGGCGGCTGGAGCCGGCGCGCCACCTTGTTCGGCGGCGACCATTCGGCCGGGCGCGACGCGGCCATGCTGGATCCGGCGCGTGACGCCGCGCGGGTGCGGGCGATGTACACCCACCCCGACCACGTGCGGAAGGGCGTCGGCCGGACGATCCTGGCGGCCTGCGAGCAGGCCGCGGCGGGCGAAGGCTTCACCCGCGTCGAGATGGCCGCGACCATGGGCGGCGTGCCGCTGTACGAGGCCTGCGGCTACGTGCTGATCGAGCCGTTCACCGCGCCGACCTCCAAGGGTTACGACGTGCCGCTGGCCCGGATGGGCAAGACGCTGGGGGGCGGCCCCGGCGCGCTAGGGCCTCTGGCCTCACATGGAAGCATGCGAGGCTAA
- a CDS encoding phosphatidylinositol-specific phospholipase C domain-containing protein, with amino-acid sequence MTECTLQIVNMTDHPVDITTTLIEVRDWASPGERNPLVFSGGQIPAYGRTVASPQALAEGHNSAEFRLSFATHRGEIGTLADARPVTAPNLVKNLGYRKGYLPTFGDAAVHFQVLEAQDPAADGHDGKLTIVLIPKIDPRTWMSKLPDDAYLRDVTLPGSHDAGTAAYIIPLSRCQDLSIGEQLDKGARYFDIRLDSTYPLEIVHGASNTGKYFEKDCLAPMAEFLKHRGTAETIVMCINSDAENHFHDSVISLVRRALNNTFGGDNWLDHFEIDTHQKPLKDLRQKIVFMRRYKFDKASSKYLHCRGIEMIEFKNATGSDSFEWPDDSDSFSEAGGYLFNTAGEPYAIQDRYGLNSFSVHDKIALIERYMNSWRPDVWFLNFLSGSNAAMLPRGVAEGFYMINAHIFDFIIENGVAPYGTLPMDFMTQPEGLLDLMIASNQKIFVK; translated from the coding sequence ATGACCGAATGCACGCTGCAGATCGTCAACATGACCGACCATCCGGTCGACATCACCACCACGCTCATCGAAGTCCGAGACTGGGCCTCGCCCGGAGAGCGCAACCCCCTAGTGTTCAGCGGCGGCCAGATCCCCGCGTACGGGAGAACGGTCGCCAGCCCCCAGGCGCTCGCCGAAGGCCACAACTCCGCTGAGTTCCGCCTGAGCTTCGCCACGCACCGGGGCGAAATCGGCACGCTGGCCGACGCACGACCCGTCACCGCGCCCAACCTGGTGAAGAACTTGGGCTACCGGAAAGGCTACCTGCCCACGTTCGGCGACGCCGCGGTCCACTTCCAGGTGCTTGAGGCCCAGGACCCCGCCGCCGACGGGCATGACGGCAAACTGACCATTGTCCTGATCCCGAAGATCGATCCCAGGACCTGGATGTCGAAGCTTCCCGACGACGCCTATCTGCGCGACGTCACCCTTCCCGGCTCCCACGACGCAGGCACCGCCGCCTACATCATCCCCCTCAGCCGCTGCCAGGACCTGTCGATCGGCGAACAACTCGACAAGGGCGCCCGCTATTTCGATATCCGTCTTGATTCCACCTACCCGCTCGAGATCGTCCACGGCGCATCGAACACCGGGAAGTATTTCGAGAAGGACTGCCTCGCGCCGATGGCCGAGTTCCTCAAGCACCGGGGAACCGCGGAAACCATCGTGATGTGCATAAACTCCGACGCCGAGAACCATTTCCACGACAGCGTGATCAGCCTGGTGCGCCGCGCGCTGAACAACACCTTCGGCGGCGACAACTGGCTGGACCACTTCGAGATCGATACTCACCAGAAGCCCCTGAAGGACCTGCGGCAGAAGATCGTCTTCATGCGGCGCTACAAGTTCGACAAGGCCAGCAGCAAGTATCTCCACTGCCGCGGCATCGAGATGATCGAATTCAAGAACGCGACGGGCTCCGACTCCTTCGAATGGCCGGATGACAGCGACAGCTTCTCCGAAGCCGGAGGGTACCTGTTCAACACGGCAGGCGAACCCTACGCGATCCAGGATCGGTACGGCCTCAACTCGTTCTCGGTCCACGACAAGATCGCATTGATCGAGCGGTACATGAACAGCTGGCGGCCGGACGTGTGGTTCCTGAACTTCCTCAGCGGCTCGAACGCGGCGATGCTCCCGCGCGGCGTCGCCGAGGGCTTCTACATGATCAACGCCCATATCTTCGACTTCATCATCGAAAATGGCGTCGCGCCCTACGGGACGCTGCCCATGGACTTCATGACCCAACCCGAGGGTCTGCTCGACCTGATGATCGCCAGCAACCAGAAGATCTTCGTCAAATGA
- a CDS encoding flagellin: MALNSINTNSGAMIALQNLNSTNSELQVTQQRINTGKKIGSAKDNGAIWATAKNQSATSSSINAVKDSLQRGQSTIDVALAAGDTVTDLLGKMKEKALAASDTSLNTASFNALKADFNSLRDQITKAVSNAKFNGASIIDGKTTKLTYLANSDGTGITVNAKTLSLAGIGLSTTTTFTTAASAKTMITTIDTALQTATNKLASLGTASTGLDTHLNFVGKLQDSLDAGVGNLIDADLAKESAKLQALQTKQQLGIQALSIANQSSSSILSLFR, from the coding sequence ATGGCGCTGAACAGCATCAACACGAACTCGGGGGCGATGATCGCCCTCCAGAACCTGAACTCGACCAACAGCGAACTGCAGGTCACCCAGCAGCGCATCAACACCGGCAAGAAGATCGGTAGCGCCAAGGACAACGGCGCGATCTGGGCCACCGCCAAGAACCAGTCGGCCACCTCGTCCTCGATCAACGCCGTGAAGGACTCGCTGCAACGCGGTCAGTCCACCATCGACGTGGCCCTGGCCGCTGGCGACACCGTGACCGACCTGCTCGGCAAGATGAAGGAAAAGGCCCTGGCCGCTTCCGACACCTCGCTGAACACCGCGTCGTTCAACGCGCTGAAGGCCGACTTCAACTCGCTGCGCGACCAGATCACCAAGGCCGTCAGCAACGCCAAGTTCAACGGCGCCAGCATCATCGACGGCAAGACCACCAAGCTGACCTACCTGGCCAACTCGGACGGCACGGGCATCACCGTGAACGCCAAGACGCTGTCGCTGGCCGGTATCGGTCTCTCGACCACCACCACCTTCACGACCGCCGCCTCGGCCAAGACGATGATCACCACCATCGACACCGCCCTGCAGACGGCCACCAACAAGCTGGCCTCGCTGGGCACGGCCTCGACCGGCCTGGACACCCACCTGAACTTCGTCGGCAAGCTGCAAGACAGCCTCGACGCCGGCGTGGGCAACCTGATCGACGCCGACCTGGCCAAGGAAAGCGCCAAGCTGCAAGCCCTGCAAACCAAGCAGCAGCTGGGCATCCAGGCGCTCTCGATCGCCAACCAGTCGTCGAGCTCGATCCTGAGCCTGTTCCGCTAA
- a CDS encoding helix-turn-helix transcriptional regulator, whose protein sequence is MRHEKATKLLDLARRLASSSEGLTLDEMAQAMEVGRRTAERMRDAVWTAFPQMEAIEDPPTRRFRIPSGLDSLFQTPTAEELAALRTAADSNAAAGADARAAALYALEGKLLSALKGSARRRVAPDVEALVQAETIAVHAGPRPFEDQGVLAQIRSAVKGLTALSFRYEGGSQPGRTRTVTPLGILFGRSNYLVSLEGHSPRPRTFRLDRMSDVEALDRPASPPADFSLQAFADESFGIYHGEIEDVVLRIRADRAEDALRWRFHSNQVVTQGPGGVVTVAFRASGMLELAWHLFTWGDAIEIVSPESLKKIMVEELEKALAAHRRA, encoded by the coding sequence ATGAGACATGAGAAGGCGACGAAGCTCCTCGACCTGGCCCGCCGGCTGGCCAGTTCCTCCGAGGGGCTGACCCTGGACGAGATGGCCCAGGCGATGGAGGTGGGGCGGCGCACGGCCGAGCGCATGCGCGACGCGGTGTGGACGGCCTTTCCGCAGATGGAGGCGATCGAGGATCCGCCCACCCGGCGTTTCCGCATTCCCTCGGGCCTGGACAGCCTGTTCCAGACACCGACGGCCGAGGAGCTGGCGGCCCTGCGCACCGCCGCCGACTCCAACGCCGCCGCCGGCGCCGACGCCCGGGCCGCGGCCCTGTACGCCCTGGAGGGCAAGCTGCTGTCGGCGCTGAAGGGCTCGGCCCGCCGGCGGGTGGCCCCCGACGTCGAGGCGCTGGTCCAGGCCGAGACCATCGCCGTCCACGCCGGCCCGCGTCCGTTCGAAGACCAGGGCGTGCTGGCGCAGATCCGTTCGGCGGTGAAGGGACTGACGGCGCTGTCGTTCCGCTACGAGGGCGGCAGCCAGCCGGGCCGCACGCGGACGGTCACGCCGCTGGGGATCCTGTTCGGCCGCAGCAACTATCTCGTCTCGCTGGAGGGGCACAGTCCGCGGCCGCGCACCTTCCGCCTGGACCGGATGAGCGACGTCGAGGCGCTGGACAGGCCGGCTTCGCCGCCGGCCGACTTCTCGCTGCAGGCCTTCGCCGACGAGAGCTTCGGCATCTATCACGGCGAGATCGAGGACGTTGTGCTGCGCATCCGCGCCGATCGCGCCGAGGACGCCCTGCGCTGGCGCTTTCACTCCAACCAGGTGGTGACCCAGGGACCAGGCGGCGTGGTGACCGTGGCCTTCCGCGCCAGCGGCATGCTGGAGCTGGCCTGGCACCTGTTCACCTGGGGCGATGCGATCGAGATCGTCTCGCCGGAGAGCCTGAAGAAGATCATGGTCGAGGAGCTGGAGAAGGCGCTGGCGGCCCACCGACGGGCTTAA
- a CDS encoding DNA topoisomerase IB translates to MPRDTAEAPAAEKTLLAYVNDQEQGLTRLGKPGAFAYADADGRPVRDEATLDRIRALAIPPAWTSVWICPDPNGHIQAVGRDQKGRKQYRYHPDWRADRDARKYERMAAFGRALPRLRKRVEADLARRGLPREKVLAAVVRLLELTLIRVGNDEYAKTNKSFGLTTMQKRHLKLAGGGAMFEFKGKSGKVHRTGFRDRRLARIVRACQDLRGQRLFQYLDEEGQRRSIESHDVNDYIRAVAGEDFSAKDFRTWYGSLAALEALSLQPAPATRTEAKKALNLCIKAVAGLLGNTPAVCRAAYIHPRVLEAFETSGLPKRRASSERARELALLRLVAS, encoded by the coding sequence ATGCCGCGCGACACCGCCGAGGCGCCCGCCGCCGAAAAGACCCTGCTGGCCTATGTCAACGACCAGGAACAGGGCCTGACCCGCCTGGGCAAGCCCGGCGCCTTCGCCTATGCCGACGCTGACGGCCGGCCGGTCAGGGACGAGGCGACGCTGGACCGGATCCGCGCCCTGGCCATCCCGCCGGCCTGGACGAGCGTGTGGATCTGCCCCGACCCCAACGGCCACATCCAGGCCGTCGGCCGTGACCAGAAGGGCCGCAAGCAGTATCGCTATCATCCCGACTGGCGGGCCGACCGCGACGCCCGCAAGTACGAGCGCATGGCCGCCTTCGGCCGCGCCCTGCCCCGCCTGAGGAAACGGGTGGAGGCCGACCTGGCCCGCCGCGGCCTGCCGCGCGAGAAGGTGCTGGCCGCCGTGGTTCGCCTCCTGGAGCTGACCCTGATCCGGGTCGGCAACGACGAGTACGCCAAGACCAACAAGAGCTTCGGCCTCACCACCATGCAGAAGCGCCACCTGAAGCTGGCCGGCGGCGGGGCGATGTTCGAATTCAAGGGCAAGAGCGGCAAGGTCCACCGCACCGGCTTTCGCGACCGGCGCCTGGCCCGCATCGTCCGGGCCTGCCAGGACCTGCGCGGCCAGCGCCTGTTCCAGTACCTGGACGAGGAAGGCCAGCGCCGCTCGATCGAGAGCCACGACGTCAACGACTACATCCGCGCCGTCGCCGGCGAGGACTTCTCGGCCAAGGACTTCCGCACCTGGTACGGATCGCTGGCGGCGCTGGAGGCGCTGAGCCTGCAGCCCGCCCCGGCCACCAGGACCGAAGCCAAGAAGGCCCTGAACCTCTGCATCAAGGCCGTGGCCGGCCTGCTGGGCAACACCCCGGCCGTCTGCCGCGCCGCCTACATCCACCCCCGCGTGCTCGAAGCCTTCGAGACCAGCGGCCTGCCGAAACGGCGAGCCTCGTCCGAGCGGGCAAGGGAGTTGGCGCTGCTGAGGCTGGTGGCCAGCTGA
- the rlmJ gene encoding 23S rRNA (adenine(2030)-N(6))-methyltransferase RlmJ has product MNYRHAFHAGNFADLQKHAILLALLEALTVDESPLAVIDTHAGAGAYDLRGDMAQKSKEAAAGIGRLLAEGDAPAPFASLLKAVEELNVGAADAPLYPGSPLLIARALRRSDRYTACELRDDDFDQLRKVLGPYAFAQALKADGYATAEARAGRGGRTFVLIDPPFERPDDYAQCVATVRAVRKVDPAAVLAIWTPLKDLETFDAFVRALENVTDDALVAELRLRPLRDPMKMNGSAMVLVGAPAAIEPKVSEITTFLAARLGETGAAARVWRA; this is encoded by the coding sequence ATGAACTACCGCCACGCCTTTCACGCCGGCAACTTCGCCGACCTGCAGAAGCACGCGATCTTGCTGGCCCTGCTCGAGGCCCTGACCGTCGACGAGTCGCCGCTGGCGGTGATCGACACCCACGCCGGGGCGGGCGCCTACGACCTGCGCGGCGACATGGCCCAGAAGTCGAAGGAAGCCGCCGCCGGCATCGGCCGCCTGCTGGCCGAGGGCGACGCCCCCGCGCCGTTCGCGTCGCTGCTGAAGGCAGTGGAGGAATTGAACGTCGGCGCGGCCGACGCGCCGCTCTATCCGGGCTCGCCGCTGCTGATCGCCCGGGCCCTGCGCCGGAGCGACCGCTACACCGCCTGCGAACTGCGCGACGACGACTTCGACCAGCTGCGCAAGGTGCTGGGTCCCTACGCCTTCGCCCAGGCCCTGAAGGCCGACGGCTACGCCACGGCCGAGGCCCGCGCCGGGCGCGGCGGCCGCACCTTCGTGCTGATCGATCCGCCGTTCGAGCGGCCCGACGACTACGCCCAGTGCGTGGCCACGGTGCGCGCAGTGCGCAAGGTCGACCCGGCCGCCGTCCTGGCGATCTGGACGCCGCTGAAGGACCTGGAGACCTTCGACGCCTTCGTCCGCGCGCTAGAAAACGTCACGGACGACGCGCTAGTCGCCGAGCTTCGCCTGCGGCCCCTGCGAGACCCGATGAAGATGAACGGCAGCGCCATGGTGCTGGTCGGCGCGCCGGCGGCGATCGAGCCGAAGGTCAGTGAGATCACGACTTTCCTGGCCGCGCGCCTGGGCGAGACCGGCGCGGCGGCCCGCGTCTGGCGCGCCTGA
- the chrA gene encoding chromate efflux transporter has translation MSLAPSLRQACAVWLKVGCLGFGGPAGQIALLHREVVEKRGWIDEDRFAHALSFCMLLPGPEAQQLATWLGWRLHGVRGGLAAGLLFVLPGLAAMLGLSALYVMHGQARWAAPVLLGLKAAVVALVLQALLRMAGRAARGRAGAIAAILAFLALSFTVTPFPVVILVAGLAGWLFGAGDGVVVDQAETPPLKGAGRAALVCLAAWLGPVILVLAIAPRSALAQIGAAFSGLAVVSFGGAYAALAYVGQVSGELGWLTPGQMLDGLGLAETTPGPLVLVFVFVGFVAAWRDADPALAWPMAVLGGLMAAWATFAPSFLWIFAGGPVLERLRGHARTAGALSWVGAAVVGVIASLAAWFAVHLLFRTGNEAAWGPFRATVPDLASLDPAAMGLVALACGLTFALRLPILALVAVMALAGMACSALFGG, from the coding sequence GTGAGCCTGGCGCCCAGCCTTCGTCAGGCATGCGCCGTCTGGCTGAAGGTCGGCTGCCTGGGCTTCGGCGGGCCGGCCGGGCAGATCGCCCTGCTGCACCGGGAAGTGGTCGAGAAGCGCGGCTGGATCGACGAGGACCGCTTCGCCCACGCGCTCAGCTTCTGCATGCTGCTGCCCGGGCCCGAGGCCCAGCAACTGGCCACCTGGCTGGGCTGGCGGCTGCACGGCGTGCGCGGCGGCCTGGCGGCGGGGCTTCTGTTCGTGCTGCCGGGTCTTGCGGCCATGCTGGGGCTGTCGGCGCTCTACGTGATGCATGGCCAGGCGCGCTGGGCCGCGCCGGTTCTTCTGGGCCTGAAGGCGGCGGTGGTGGCGCTGGTTCTGCAGGCCCTGCTGCGGATGGCGGGCCGGGCGGCGCGGGGACGGGCCGGCGCCATCGCGGCGATCCTGGCCTTCCTGGCCCTGAGCTTCACCGTCACGCCGTTTCCGGTGGTGATCCTGGTCGCCGGCCTCGCCGGCTGGTTGTTCGGCGCGGGCGACGGCGTGGTCGTCGATCAGGCCGAGACGCCGCCGCTGAAGGGAGCGGGCAGGGCGGCGCTGGTCTGCCTCGCCGCTTGGTTGGGTCCGGTGATCCTGGTCCTGGCGATCGCGCCGCGCTCGGCCCTGGCCCAGATCGGCGCGGCGTTCAGCGGCCTGGCGGTGGTCAGTTTCGGCGGCGCCTACGCGGCCCTGGCCTATGTGGGCCAGGTGTCGGGCGAACTGGGCTGGCTGACGCCCGGCCAGATGCTGGACGGCCTGGGCCTCGCCGAGACCACGCCGGGGCCGCTGGTGCTGGTCTTCGTCTTCGTGGGGTTCGTGGCCGCCTGGCGCGACGCCGACCCGGCCCTGGCCTGGCCGATGGCGGTGCTGGGCGGGCTGATGGCGGCCTGGGCGACCTTCGCGCCGTCGTTCCTGTGGATCTTCGCCGGCGGGCCGGTGCTGGAGCGGCTGCGCGGCCATGCGCGGACGGCGGGCGCTCTGTCCTGGGTCGGCGCGGCGGTGGTCGGGGTGATCGCCAGCCTGGCCGCCTGGTTCGCCGTGCACCTGCTGTTCCGGACCGGGAACGAGGCGGCCTGGGGACCGTTCAGGGCGACGGTCCCCGATCTCGCCAGTCTCGATCCGGCCGCCATGGGCCTGGTGGCGCTGGCCTGCGGCCTGACCTTCGCCCTGCGCCTGCCGATCCTGGCGCTGGTGGCGGTGATGGCGCTGGCCGGCATGGCCTGCTCGGCGCTGTTCGGAGGCTGA
- the phaH gene encoding phasin PhaH, giving the protein MVSSSFPPSSSDSSQAPSTNVLLGAASPLWAVFGGAAAAGAAWWWWSNRWREAVNLEALIAIAPEPVSRGVIDEPAPALVEAPVKVVEAVVAEVEPVVETVATAAAEVVEAAAEVPLAVAEASVEVVEAVVETVPEPLAEVVAEPEQVVEKAVAPLVETAKTAADDLTLLVGIGPKLAASLADLGVTRFGQIAAWSADELDSFDKLLNLKGRAERDAWIAQARRLADGA; this is encoded by the coding sequence ATGGTTTCCTCGTCCTTCCCGCCCTCGTCTTCCGACAGTTCCCAAGCTCCTTCGACCAACGTGCTGCTGGGCGCGGCCTCGCCCCTGTGGGCGGTGTTCGGCGGCGCGGCCGCGGCCGGGGCGGCCTGGTGGTGGTGGTCCAACCGCTGGCGCGAGGCGGTCAACCTCGAAGCCCTGATCGCCATCGCGCCCGAGCCGGTGTCGCGCGGCGTGATCGACGAGCCGGCGCCGGCGCTTGTCGAGGCGCCGGTCAAGGTGGTCGAGGCCGTCGTGGCCGAGGTCGAGCCGGTCGTCGAGACCGTGGCGACCGCGGCCGCCGAGGTGGTCGAAGCGGCGGCCGAGGTTCCGCTGGCCGTCGCCGAGGCCTCGGTCGAGGTGGTCGAAGCCGTCGTCGAGACCGTTCCCGAGCCGCTCGCCGAAGTCGTGGCCGAGCCGGAGCAGGTCGTTGAAAAGGCCGTCGCCCCGCTGGTCGAGACCGCCAAGACGGCGGCCGACGACCTGACCCTGCTGGTCGGCATCGGGCCCAAGCTGGCGGCCTCGCTGGCCGACCTGGGCGTTACCCGTTTCGGCCAGATCGCCGCCTGGAGCGCCGACGAGTTGGACAGCTTCGACAAGCTGCTGAACCTGAAGGGCCGCGCCGAGCGCGATGCCTGGATCGCCCAGGCCAGGCGGCTGGCGGACGGGGCCTAG
- a CDS encoding PaaI family thioesterase, with amino-acid sequence MDGGNEIVSGPRLIEDGEWAGWRTWAGLDPFEDQTGPFYFREDDGKVRCAFRAEPRHMNGGGFMHGGCMLTFADFSLFAIAWRELDNAKAVTVSLNGDFVGPAKAGDLVEATGEVVRAGGSMIFVRGLLSTGGQPMLTFSGVIKKIWTMGGPA; translated from the coding sequence ATGGACGGCGGCAACGAGATCGTCAGCGGGCCGAGGCTGATCGAGGACGGCGAATGGGCCGGCTGGCGCACCTGGGCGGGGCTGGATCCGTTCGAGGACCAGACCGGGCCGTTCTATTTCCGCGAGGACGACGGCAAGGTGCGCTGCGCCTTCCGGGCCGAGCCGCGCCACATGAACGGCGGCGGCTTCATGCACGGCGGCTGCATGCTGACCTTCGCCGACTTCTCGCTGTTCGCCATCGCCTGGCGCGAGCTGGACAACGCCAAGGCCGTCACCGTGTCGCTGAACGGCGACTTCGTCGGTCCGGCCAAGGCCGGGGACCTCGTCGAGGCGACCGGCGAGGTGGTCCGCGCCGGCGGCTCGATGATCTTCGTGCGCGGCCTGCTGAGCACCGGCGGCCAGCCGATGCTGACCTTTTCCGGCGTGATCAAGAAGATCTGGACGATGGGCGGACCGGCCTAG
- a CDS encoding DUF3253 domain-containing protein, producing the protein MTTPIQDTILSQLAGLPAGKSIDPMSVAKAIQPERWQRLLGHIRTDAVELAKQGQIVILRHNKPANPEKFRGVYRLRLPMEGDPTSFPDVADDGADDAED; encoded by the coding sequence ATGACCACCCCGATCCAAGACACCATCCTCTCGCAACTGGCGGGCCTGCCGGCCGGCAAGTCCATCGACCCGATGTCGGTGGCCAAGGCCATCCAGCCCGAGCGCTGGCAGCGGCTGCTCGGCCACATCCGCACCGACGCCGTCGAACTGGCCAAGCAGGGCCAGATCGTCATCCTGCGCCACAACAAGCCGGCCAATCCGGAGAAGTTCCGGGGCGTCTATCGCCTGCGTCTGCCGATGGAAGGCGATCCGACCAGCTTCCCGGACGTGGCCGACGACGGGGCCGACGACGCCGAGGATTGA
- a CDS encoding glutathione S-transferase family protein: MIVFGSSLSPYVRKTLAYGAEKGLKLENRVSPPGTLDPEFAECSPFRKIPGFQDGDFRISDSTAIITYLEALHPEPNLIPAEPRARARAVWFEEYADTILVTAGGKIFFNRIVAPRFMRRPGDEAVAAKAEAEDLPPALDYLESIVPDEGGFLLEDRLTLADIAVASPFANLRHLKLDLSRWPRTKAYTDAILARPAYAGLIAGEEALLAAFAPPEAA, from the coding sequence ATGATCGTCTTCGGTTCGTCGTTGTCGCCCTATGTGCGCAAGACCCTGGCCTACGGGGCCGAGAAGGGGCTGAAGCTGGAGAACCGGGTGTCGCCGCCCGGAACCCTCGATCCCGAGTTCGCCGAGTGCAGTCCGTTCAGGAAGATCCCGGGCTTCCAGGACGGCGATTTCCGCATCTCGGACTCCACGGCGATCATCACCTATCTGGAGGCCCTGCATCCGGAGCCGAACCTGATCCCGGCCGAGCCGCGCGCTCGCGCCCGGGCGGTCTGGTTCGAGGAGTACGCCGACACCATCCTGGTGACGGCCGGCGGCAAGATCTTCTTCAACCGCATCGTCGCCCCGCGCTTCATGCGCCGGCCCGGCGACGAGGCCGTCGCCGCCAAGGCCGAGGCCGAGGACTTGCCGCCCGCCCTCGACTACTTGGAAAGCATCGTCCCCGACGAAGGCGGCTTCCTGCTGGAGGATCGCCTGACCCTGGCCGACATCGCCGTGGCCAGCCCGTTCGCCAACCTGCGCCACCTCAAGCTCGACCTGTCGCGCTGGCCGCGCACCAAGGCCTATACCGACGCCATCCTGGCGCGGCCGGCCTATGCCGGCCTGATCGCCGGCGAGGAGGCCCTGCTGGCGGCCTTCGCGCCGCCCGAGGCCGCCTGA